A stretch of the Enterobacter mori genome encodes the following:
- the metQ gene encoding methionine ABC transporter substrate-binding lipoprotein MetQ, giving the protein MAFKLKTLAAVGALIGSLALVGCGQDEKDPNHIKVGVIVGAEQQVAEVAQKVAKEKYGLDVELVTFNDYVLPNEALSKGDIDANAFQHKPYLDQQIKDRGYKLVAAGNTFVYPIAGYSKKIKSLDELQPGSQVAIPNDPTNLGRSLLLLQKVGLIKLKDGVGLLPTALDVIENPKNLKLVELEAPQLPRSLDDAQIALAVINTTYASQIGLTPAKDGIFVEDKDSPYVNLIVTREDNKDAENVKKFVQAYQSDEVYQEANKVFNGGAVKGW; this is encoded by the coding sequence ATGGCGTTTAAATTAAAGACCCTTGCAGCGGTAGGCGCGCTGATCGGCTCTCTGGCACTGGTGGGTTGCGGTCAGGACGAAAAAGATCCAAACCACATTAAAGTGGGCGTTATCGTGGGTGCTGAGCAGCAGGTTGCTGAAGTTGCGCAGAAAGTGGCGAAAGAGAAATATGGTCTGGACGTTGAGCTGGTGACCTTCAACGATTACGTGCTGCCGAACGAAGCGCTAAGCAAAGGCGATATCGACGCCAACGCCTTCCAGCATAAACCATACCTGGATCAGCAGATCAAAGATCGCGGCTACAAGCTGGTTGCAGCCGGTAACACCTTCGTTTACCCGATTGCCGGTTACTCGAAAAAAATCAAATCACTTGATGAACTGCAGCCAGGTTCCCAGGTTGCGATCCCTAACGATCCAACAAACCTCGGTCGCTCCCTGCTGCTGCTGCAGAAAGTGGGCCTGATTAAACTGAAAGACGGCGTGGGTTTGCTGCCGACTGCACTGGACGTTATCGAGAATCCGAAAAATCTGAAACTGGTTGAGCTGGAAGCACCACAGTTGCCACGTTCACTTGACGATGCACAAATCGCACTGGCCGTGATCAACACCACTTACGCCAGCCAGATCGGCCTGACTCCTGCGAAAGACGGCATCTTCGTTGAAGATAAAGACTCCCCATACGTCAACCTGATCGTGACTCGTGAAGACAACAAAGACGCGGAAAACGTGAAGAAATTTGTTCAGGCTTATCAGTCTGACGAAGTTTACCAGGAAGCCAACAAGGTGTTTAACGGCGGTGCTGTTAAAGGCTGGTAA
- a CDS encoding methionine ABC transporter permease MetI gives MSEPMMWLLVRGVWETLAMTFVSGFFGFVIGLPVGVLLYVTRPGQIIENAKLYRTLSALVNIFRSIPFIILLVWMIPFTRVIVGTSIGLQAAIVPLTVGAAPFIARMVENALLEIPTGLIEASRAMGATPMQIVRKVLLPEALPGLVNAATITLITLVGYSAMGGAVGAGGLGQIGYQYGYIGYNATVMNTVLVLLVVLVYLIQFSGDRIVRAVTHK, from the coding sequence ATGTCTGAGCCGATGATGTGGCTGCTGGTTCGCGGCGTTTGGGAAACGCTGGCAATGACCTTTGTATCGGGCTTCTTTGGTTTTGTGATTGGCCTGCCGGTCGGCGTCCTGCTGTACGTGACGCGTCCGGGTCAAATCATTGAGAACGCGAAACTGTATCGCACCCTCTCTGCGCTGGTGAATATCTTCCGTTCCATCCCGTTCATTATTCTGCTGGTGTGGATGATTCCGTTTACCCGCGTGATCGTCGGTACGTCTATCGGTCTGCAGGCAGCCATCGTTCCGCTGACCGTGGGTGCAGCGCCGTTTATCGCCCGTATGGTGGAAAATGCCCTGCTGGAGATCCCCACCGGTTTGATCGAAGCCTCCCGCGCGATGGGCGCAACGCCGATGCAGATCGTACGCAAAGTGCTGCTGCCTGAAGCGTTGCCTGGCCTGGTGAACGCAGCGACCATCACGCTTATTACGCTGGTCGGTTATTCCGCGATGGGTGGTGCAGTGGGCGCTGGCGGTTTAGGCCAGATCGGCTATCAATATGGTTATATTGGTTATAACGCTACCGTAATGAATACCGTTCTGGTATTGCTGGTTGTGCTGGTTTACTTAATCCAATTCTCTGGCGATCGCATCGTCCGGGCTGTTACTCACAAATAA
- the metN gene encoding methionine ABC transporter ATP-binding protein MetN gives MIKLSNITKVFQQGNRTIQALNNVSLHVPAGQIYGVIGASGAGKSTLIRCVNLLERPTQGSVEVGGQELTALSEKELTKARRQIGMIFQHFNLLASRTVFGNVALPLELDNTPKEEVKRRVTELLDLVGLGDKHDSYPANLSGGQKQRVAIARALASNPKVLLCDEATSALDPATTRSILELLKDINRRLGLTILLITHEMDVVKRICDCVAVISNGELIEQDTVSEVFSHPKTPLAQQFIQSTLHLDIPEDYLDRLKTEATADSVPMLRMEFTGQSVDAPLLSETARRFNVNNNIISAQMDYAGGVKFGIMLTEMHGTQEETQAAIAWLQEHHVKVEVLGYV, from the coding sequence ATGATTAAACTTTCCAATATCACCAAAGTGTTCCAGCAGGGGAACCGAACCATTCAGGCGTTGAACAATGTCAGCCTGCATGTTCCTGCTGGTCAAATTTATGGCGTCATTGGCGCATCGGGTGCAGGTAAAAGTACGCTGATCCGTTGTGTTAACCTGCTTGAGCGTCCAACCCAGGGCAGCGTTGAAGTTGGCGGGCAAGAGCTTACCGCCCTCTCAGAGAAAGAACTCACCAAAGCCCGCCGTCAGATTGGCATGATCTTCCAGCACTTCAACCTGCTGGCTTCCCGTACCGTTTTCGGTAACGTCGCATTACCACTGGAGCTGGACAACACGCCTAAAGAAGAAGTGAAGCGTCGCGTCACCGAACTACTCGACCTCGTGGGTCTGGGCGATAAACATGATAGCTACCCTGCGAACCTGTCCGGTGGGCAGAAACAGCGTGTGGCGATTGCCCGTGCGCTGGCAAGTAATCCTAAGGTGCTGCTGTGCGATGAAGCGACCAGCGCACTGGACCCGGCGACCACGCGTTCGATTCTGGAACTGCTGAAAGATATTAATCGTCGCCTGGGCCTGACGATCCTCCTTATTACGCACGAAATGGATGTGGTGAAACGCATCTGTGACTGCGTGGCGGTCATCAGTAACGGTGAACTGATCGAGCAGGACACGGTAAGTGAAGTGTTCTCGCATCCGAAAACCCCGCTGGCGCAGCAGTTTATTCAGTCCACGCTGCATCTGGATATTCCGGAAGATTATCTGGATCGTCTGAAAACAGAAGCAACGGCCGACAGCGTCCCAATGCTGCGTATGGAATTCACCGGTCAGTCCGTTGACGCCCCGCTGCTTTCCGAAACTGCCCGTCGCTTTAACGTGAACAACAACATCATTAGCGCGCAGATGGATTACGCCGGTGGCGTGAAGTTCGGCATCATGCTGACGGAAATGCACGGCACACAAGAAGAAACCCAGGCGGCAATTGCCTGGCTGCAAGAACACCATGTAAAAGTAGAGGTACTGGGTTATGTCTGA
- the gmhB gene encoding D-glycero-beta-D-manno-heptose 1,7-bisphosphate 7-phosphatase, with protein sequence MAKSVPAIFLDRDGTINVDHGYVHEIDEFEFIEGAIDAMRQLKERGYALVVVTNQSGIARGKFTEAQFETLTEWMDWSLADRGVDLDGIYYCPHHPQGTVEEYRQTCDCRKPHPGMFISAQEFLHIDMAASYMVGDKLEDMQAAAAAGVGTKILVRTGKPVTPEAENAADWVINSLADLPEEIKKHQK encoded by the coding sequence GTGGCAAAATCAGTACCCGCAATTTTTCTCGATCGTGATGGCACTATTAATGTGGATCATGGTTACGTCCATGAGATTGATGAGTTCGAGTTTATCGAGGGCGCAATAGATGCCATGCGCCAGCTGAAAGAGAGGGGTTATGCGCTGGTGGTCGTGACGAACCAGTCCGGTATTGCACGCGGTAAATTCACCGAAGCGCAGTTCGAGACGCTGACGGAATGGATGGACTGGTCGCTGGCCGATCGCGGTGTGGATCTCGACGGCATCTATTATTGTCCGCATCACCCGCAGGGAACGGTAGAAGAGTATCGCCAGACCTGTGATTGCCGTAAACCGCATCCGGGGATGTTCATCTCTGCGCAGGAATTCCTGCACATTGATATGGCTGCCTCTTATATGGTGGGCGATAAACTGGAAGATATGCAGGCTGCTGCTGCTGCGGGTGTTGGGACCAAAATATTAGTTCGCACCGGTAAGCCAGTGACGCCAGAAGCAGAAAATGCAGCAGATTGGGTAATTAATAGTCTGGCAGACCTGCCTGAAGAGATTAAAAAGCACCAAAAATAG
- the dkgB gene encoding 2,5-didehydrogluconate reductase DkgB: MTIPAFGLGTFRLKDDVVIASVKTALELGYRTVDTAQIYENEAAVGQALEESGVPRSDLFITTKIWIENLSKDKLIPSLKESLKKLRTDYVDLTLVHWPSPKDAVSVEEFMQALLEAKKQGLTREIGISNFTIPLMEKAIAAIGAENIATNQIELSPYLQNRKVVDWAKQHGIHITSYMTLAYGKALKDAVITRIAEKHNATAAQVILAWAMGEGYAVIPSSTKRENLASNLLALDLQLDEEDKKAIAALDCNDRLVSPEGLAPNWD, translated from the coding sequence ATGACTATCCCTGCATTTGGTCTGGGCACTTTCCGCCTGAAAGACGACGTTGTAATTGCATCTGTAAAAACTGCACTTGAACTTGGCTATCGCACCGTTGATACGGCGCAAATTTATGAAAACGAAGCGGCTGTAGGCCAGGCGCTCGAAGAGAGCGGCGTACCGCGCAGCGACCTTTTCATCACTACCAAGATCTGGATTGAGAATCTCAGTAAAGATAAGCTGATCCCAAGCCTGAAAGAGAGCCTGAAAAAACTGCGTACTGACTATGTGGACCTGACGCTGGTTCACTGGCCATCACCGAAAGATGCCGTCTCGGTGGAAGAATTCATGCAGGCGCTGCTGGAAGCGAAAAAGCAGGGCTTAACGCGTGAAATTGGTATCTCCAACTTTACTATCCCGCTGATGGAAAAAGCGATTGCTGCTATTGGCGCGGAAAATATTGCGACCAACCAAATTGAACTGTCCCCATATCTGCAAAACCGCAAAGTGGTGGACTGGGCAAAACAGCACGGTATCCATATCACCTCTTACATGACGCTGGCCTACGGTAAAGCGCTGAAAGATGCGGTGATTACCCGTATTGCGGAGAAACACAACGCGACAGCGGCCCAGGTGATCCTGGCATGGGCAATGGGTGAAGGTTATGCCGTGATCCCGTCCTCGACCAAGCGTGAAAACCTGGCAAGCAACCTGTTAGCACTGGATCTCCAGCTGGATGAAGAGGATAAAAAAGCGATCGCGGCACTGGATTGCAACGATCGTCTGGTGAGCCCGGAAGGGTTAGCGCCGAACTGGGATTAA
- the yafC gene encoding DNA-binding transcriptional regulator YafC, with translation MKATSEELTIFVAVVESGSFSRAAEQLGQANSAISRSVKKLEMKLGVSLLNRTTRQLSLTEEGERYFRRVQSVLQEMAAAETEIMESRSTPRGLLRIDAATPVVLHFLMPLIKPFRERYPEMTLSLVSSETFINLIERKVDVAIRAGTLTDSSLRARPLFASYRKIIASPQYIAEHGKPETVEELAQHLCLGFTEPVSLNTWPVACHDGQLHEITCGLSSNSGETLKQLCLTGNGIACLSDYMIDKEIARGELVELMADKRLPVEMPFSAVYYSDRAVSTRIRAFIDFLSEHIKTAPEGAVRGF, from the coding sequence ATGAAAGCAACCTCGGAAGAGCTGACAATCTTTGTCGCCGTCGTCGAGAGCGGCAGCTTTAGCCGCGCAGCGGAACAGCTGGGGCAAGCAAATTCCGCGATCAGTCGCTCGGTGAAAAAGCTGGAGATGAAGCTTGGGGTGAGTTTGCTCAACCGAACAACACGACAGCTGAGCCTGACGGAAGAAGGTGAGCGTTATTTCCGCCGCGTGCAGTCCGTCCTGCAGGAGATGGCCGCAGCGGAGACAGAGATTATGGAATCGCGCAGCACACCGCGTGGATTGCTGCGTATCGATGCGGCAACGCCTGTGGTTCTGCATTTTCTGATGCCGCTGATTAAGCCCTTCCGCGAACGTTATCCAGAGATGACGTTATCACTGGTCTCCTCCGAAACCTTTATCAATCTTATTGAACGCAAAGTTGATGTCGCGATCCGGGCGGGAACGCTGACTGATTCAAGCTTACGTGCCCGCCCCCTGTTTGCCAGCTACCGTAAAATCATCGCGTCGCCGCAGTATATTGCTGAGCATGGAAAGCCCGAGACGGTAGAAGAGCTGGCGCAACATCTGTGTCTGGGCTTTACGGAACCGGTGTCGCTAAATACCTGGCCCGTCGCCTGTCATGATGGTCAGCTTCATGAAATTACCTGCGGATTATCATCAAACAGTGGGGAAACGCTAAAACAGCTGTGCCTTACCGGAAATGGTATCGCCTGCTTGTCTGATTACATGATTGATAAAGAGATCGCACGCGGAGAACTCGTGGAGCTGATGGCAGATAAACGTCTGCCGGTGGAGATGCCTTTTAGCGCGGTTTATTACAGCGACAGAGCCGTCAGTACACGTATTCGTGCCTTTATCGACTTCCTGAGCGAACATATAAAAACAGCTCCCGAAGGAGCTGTGCGAGGGTTTTAG
- a CDS encoding MFS transporter translates to MPLALLALTISAFAIGTTEFVIVGLVPTIANQLAISLPSAGLLVSIYALGVAVGAPVLTALTGRFPRKRLLVALMVLFTAGNLLAWQAPDYTTLVIARLLTGLAHGVFFSIGSTIATSLVAKEKAASAIAIMFGGLTVALVTGVPLGTFIGQHFGWRETFLAVSLLGVIALVASMLLVPSNIPGRASASLSDQLKVLTHPRLLIIYAVTALGYGGVFTAFTFLAPMMQDLAGFSPAAVSWILLGYGISVAIGNIWGGKLADKHGAVPALKFIFAALVVLLMIFQFTASIQYAALITVLVMGIFAFGNVPGLQVYVVQKAELYTPNAVDVASGLNIAAFNIGIAIGSIVGGQTVEHFGLTQTPWIGAVIVLVAFLLIGLSGRLDKPARVALG, encoded by the coding sequence ATGCCATTGGCGCTACTTGCCCTCACGATCAGTGCCTTTGCGATAGGCACAACCGAGTTCGTTATTGTCGGACTGGTTCCTACCATCGCTAATCAACTTGCCATCTCGCTCCCTTCAGCGGGCTTGCTGGTGTCAATCTATGCGTTGGGTGTTGCTGTTGGTGCACCTGTACTGACCGCGCTGACAGGGCGTTTCCCGCGTAAACGGCTGTTAGTTGCCCTGATGGTACTCTTCACCGCTGGCAACCTGCTGGCCTGGCAGGCGCCGGACTACACCACGCTGGTGATCGCCCGCCTTCTGACTGGCCTCGCACATGGCGTGTTCTTCTCCATCGGTTCAACCATTGCAACCAGCCTGGTGGCTAAAGAGAAAGCCGCATCCGCCATCGCCATCATGTTTGGTGGGTTAACCGTTGCGTTGGTCACTGGGGTGCCGTTAGGGACCTTTATTGGCCAACATTTTGGCTGGCGTGAAACTTTCCTGGCCGTATCACTGCTGGGCGTGATTGCCCTGGTCGCCAGTATGCTGTTGGTGCCATCCAATATCCCTGGACGGGCGAGCGCAAGCCTGAGCGATCAACTGAAGGTGCTCACTCATCCGCGTTTGCTGATCATTTACGCCGTTACGGCTCTTGGCTATGGTGGCGTGTTTACTGCTTTCACCTTCCTGGCACCCATGATGCAGGATCTGGCTGGCTTTTCCCCAGCGGCAGTAAGCTGGATTTTGCTGGGCTACGGTATTTCTGTCGCGATTGGTAACATCTGGGGCGGCAAACTTGCAGATAAGCATGGTGCGGTACCGGCTCTTAAGTTCATTTTCGCTGCACTGGTTGTTCTGCTGATGATTTTCCAGTTCACCGCATCGATCCAGTACGCCGCGCTGATCACCGTGCTGGTTATGGGGATCTTCGCCTTTGGTAACGTGCCGGGTTTGCAGGTGTACGTGGTGCAAAAGGCCGAACTGTATACGCCAAATGCGGTAGATGTTGCATCGGGCCTGAACATTGCCGCATTCAATATCGGTATCGCGATCGGTTCCATCGTAGGCGGACAAACCGTAGAACACTTCGGGTTAACCCAAACGCCGTGGATCGGTGCGGTCATTGTGCTTGTCGCTTTCCTGCTGATTGGACTCAGTGGACGGCTTGATAAACCGGCTCGCGTGGCGCTTGGGTAA